The proteins below are encoded in one region of Clostridium estertheticum:
- a CDS encoding GNAT family N-acetyltransferase, with product MDSVYVSCPEFENKRFNLRFISIDDCDGLLKVYSDKKAVPLFNSDNCGGDDFHYNTRERMKQAIDYWKFEYDRKGFVRWSIVDKKDNIAIGTIELFHRDSKDYFNNCGLFRLDLRSDYETKVNIIDILKLIIDKTYQLFECNRIATKALPTASERVKALKELDFLPTENKLIGHDGTEYSSYYFKDR from the coding sequence ATGGATAGTGTATATGTAAGTTGCCCTGAATTTGAAAATAAACGATTTAATTTAAGATTTATTTCTATAGATGACTGTGATGGCTTATTAAAAGTATATTCTGATAAAAAAGCAGTTCCCTTATTTAATAGCGATAATTGTGGCGGAGATGATTTTCACTATAATACACGTGAAAGAATGAAGCAGGCTATTGATTATTGGAAATTCGAGTATGACCGGAAAGGTTTTGTAAGATGGTCTATTGTAGATAAAAAAGATAATATTGCAATTGGAACAATAGAGTTATTTCATAGAGATTCTAAAGATTATTTTAATAATTGCGGGCTTTTCCGTTTAGATTTGAGAAGTGATTATGAAACAAAAGTCAATATAATTGATATTTTAAAATTGATTATTGATAAAACTTATCAATTGTTTGAGTGTAACAGGATAGCAACAAAGGCACTTCCTACTGCAAGTGAAAGAGTAAAGGCTTTAAAGGAATTAGATTTTTTACCTACTGAAAATAAGTTGATTGGTCATGATGGGACGGAATATTCATCATACTATTTTAAAGATAGATAA